The following coding sequences lie in one Pectobacterium sp. A5351 genomic window:
- a CDS encoding type II toxin-antitoxin system RelE/ParE family toxin, whose product MFNVVYHPTAREEATALPVRLRVKFDRLISKLEYDARLLREPDTKPLGDGFFEIRTMGTDIARGIWVYHTGNTIIMLRVFIKKSQKTPAKDIEFAKKRLAEVLNETGKS is encoded by the coding sequence ATGTTTAATGTCGTTTATCACCCAACAGCGAGAGAAGAAGCGACAGCTTTACCCGTGCGGCTTCGGGTGAAATTTGACCGGCTCATCAGTAAACTGGAGTATGATGCCCGATTACTACGAGAACCGGATACCAAACCTTTAGGTGATGGTTTTTTTGAGATCCGCACGATGGGGACGGATATTGCCAGAGGTATCTGGGTATATCACACAGGCAATACCATCATCATGCTCCGAGTTTTCATCAAGAAGTCACAGAAAACACCAGCGAAAGACATCGAATTTGCGAAAAAGCGGTTAGCAGAGGTACTTAATGAAACTGGTAAGTCATAA
- a CDS encoding helix-turn-helix domain-containing protein — MKLVSHKELHNEWMQNDEYREAWQEEERKEKLRNLLAEWRKHDNLTKAQVADRMGVTPPVISRLENNITKASIDTLTRYARACGIKKPVIPLY, encoded by the coding sequence ATGAAACTGGTAAGTCATAAAGAACTGCATAATGAGTGGATGCAGAACGATGAGTATCGCGAGGCATGGCAGGAAGAAGAACGCAAAGAGAAACTCAGAAACTTATTGGCTGAATGGCGTAAGCATGACAACCTGACAAAAGCACAGGTTGCTGACCGCATGGGCGTCACACCTCCTGTTATCTCCCGTTTGGAAAACAACATTACCAAAGCCAGCATCGATACACTGACCCGTTACGCCCGCGCCTGTGGCATCAAAAAGCCGGTTATTCCTCTGTATTGA
- a CDS encoding LysE family translocator: MDITVWFYFALACCGLALTPGPNALLVITHSIRFGPAITLYTILGGILAFALLMTVSLFGIDVLLNMYPSFLTYLKFVGGLYLIWLGFRQWRLRTLNIGESAPLTASINRLSLFTQGAASAGANPKVFLFFGAFLSQFIDPTKDTLLQFVVMVATFAAVEFLVELAINLTAGRFRAYLAVHGKAFSLVCGAIFMTIGGLVLFMQ; the protein is encoded by the coding sequence ATGGACATCACGGTGTGGTTTTACTTCGCGCTTGCCTGTTGTGGCCTTGCTCTGACCCCTGGGCCGAATGCGCTACTGGTCATCACGCACAGTATTCGATTCGGGCCTGCTATCACCCTGTATACCATTTTGGGCGGCATACTGGCCTTCGCGCTGTTGATGACGGTGTCCCTGTTTGGCATTGACGTGTTGCTTAACATGTACCCTTCTTTCCTGACTTACCTAAAATTTGTCGGCGGCCTGTATCTTATCTGGCTGGGTTTCAGGCAGTGGCGGTTAAGAACGTTGAATATCGGTGAGTCTGCGCCATTGACCGCATCGATAAATCGGTTATCTCTTTTTACTCAGGGTGCCGCGTCAGCAGGGGCGAATCCGAAAGTCTTCTTATTCTTCGGGGCATTTCTCTCTCAATTTATCGATCCGACAAAGGACACATTACTGCAATTTGTCGTGATGGTTGCCACCTTTGCTGCTGTAGAGTTTCTGGTTGAATTGGCTATCAACCTGACGGCGGGGCGATTCCGGGCTTACCTTGCTGTGCATGGTAAAGCCTTTAGTCTGGTCTGCGGTGCCATCTTTATGACGATTGGCGGGCTGGTACTGTTTATGCAGTAA
- a CDS encoding SUMF1/EgtB/PvdO family nonheme iron enzyme: MTEVVVNGGHFYVGSVFGSEDYAAHANTSVVSFAMTKTEITYQQYHALQAWADAHDYQLSGGCNGATFEDCLPPEQDGGLHPVTNISWWDAVIFANALSERERLQPHYLAADGKTLKRAPDGDNEKLIRENPQASGYRLPTLAEWQIAARGGKKGLANATYGQRYAGSEQPESVAHFPSDSSSFGTVPVASKRPNALGIYDMSGNVSEWLNEPYVVEGGKTMYYFCGGSYLERTHSLASCDLHTPGFFMPDIGFRLVRTLDGQ; the protein is encoded by the coding sequence ATGACCGAAGTCGTCGTCAACGGTGGTCATTTCTATGTTGGATCGGTCTTTGGCTCGGAAGACTATGCCGCCCATGCCAACACCTCTGTCGTGTCTTTTGCCATGACGAAAACGGAAATCACCTATCAGCAATACCATGCGTTGCAAGCATGGGCGGACGCACACGACTATCAGCTAAGCGGTGGTTGCAATGGTGCGACCTTCGAAGATTGCCTGCCGCCTGAACAGGATGGCGGCCTTCATCCTGTCACCAATATCTCATGGTGGGATGCTGTGATTTTCGCCAATGCGCTGAGTGAACGGGAACGGCTGCAACCTCACTATCTGGCGGCAGACGGCAAAACGCTGAAGCGTGCGCCGGACGGTGATAATGAAAAACTCATACGCGAGAATCCGCAGGCTTCAGGCTATCGCTTGCCCACGCTGGCGGAATGGCAGATTGCGGCCAGAGGCGGAAAGAAAGGACTCGCGAATGCTACTTACGGTCAGCGCTATGCTGGCAGCGAACAGCCGGAGAGTGTGGCGCATTTCCCCTCTGATTCATCCTCGTTCGGCACGGTGCCTGTGGCGTCGAAGCGCCCTAACGCTCTGGGGATTTACGATATGAGCGGTAATGTATCCGAGTGGCTGAACGAACCTTATGTGGTGGAGGGGGGCAAAACCATGTACTACTTTTGCGGCGGAAGTTATCTCGAGCGGACGCACAGTCTGGCGAGCTGCGATCTTCACACGCCCGGTTTTTTCATGCCGGATATTGGTTTTCGACTAGTAAGGACACTTGATGGTCAATAA
- a CDS encoding IclR family transcriptional regulator: protein MSIPKSSVHHLLEVLVVTQLLCQRADGRYVLELRLFELVGLVIKNIDLRKDTINVMHELVKETELTCHLGILDGDNGFFLSKVASPRAIVKTSWEGKKIVFNRMSLGKVLLAWLPQERIDALIADCTFEYLTPRTITKKEDFLQHLKIVKEQGWAIDDSEDIEEICCISAPIFNQNGEAIAAIGVNGMQSQYANGKKEKHLASLIKTRKAINTHINSRNTDSR from the coding sequence TTGTCTATCCCCAAAAGCAGCGTGCACCATTTATTAGAGGTGCTGGTTGTTACGCAACTGCTGTGCCAGCGTGCTGACGGGCGTTATGTTTTGGAGTTAAGGCTATTCGAGCTGGTCGGTCTGGTAATAAAGAATATCGATCTGCGTAAAGACACCATTAACGTTATGCATGAGTTGGTCAAAGAGACAGAATTGACCTGCCATCTCGGTATTCTGGACGGCGACAACGGTTTCTTCCTGAGTAAAGTGGCATCGCCCAGGGCCATCGTAAAAACATCTTGGGAAGGTAAGAAAATCGTTTTTAACCGTATGTCGCTGGGAAAAGTATTATTAGCCTGGCTGCCACAAGAAAGAATTGACGCACTGATTGCCGATTGCACTTTTGAATATTTAACACCCCGGACAATTACCAAAAAAGAAGATTTCCTACAGCATCTGAAAATCGTCAAGGAACAAGGCTGGGCAATCGACGACAGCGAAGATATAGAAGAAATCTGCTGTATATCCGCCCCGATTTTTAACCAAAACGGTGAAGCCATCGCCGCCATTGGCGTTAACGGCATGCAATCACAATATGCTAATGGAAAGAAAGAGAAGCATCTGGCAAGCCTGATTAAAACCAGAAAAGCAATTAATACGCATATTAACAGCAGGAATACTGATAGTAGATAA
- the kduI gene encoding 5-dehydro-4-deoxy-D-glucuronate isomerase: MDVRQSVHSEHAKTLDTTELRKKFLIEQIFTPNHYTMTYSHIDRIVVGGIMPIDGEITFDDGIGKQFGVNYFLERRELGLINIGGPANIVIDGTSYQVGNEEALYVGKGAKDLAFSSLDKAKPAKLYYNSAPAHAVYPTRIITQDDAIKAPLGDVKTCNKRTICKYLVPEVVDTCQLSMGLTRLAEGSNWNSMPTHTHERRMEVYFYFDMTEDTIIFHMMGEPHETRHLVMHNEQAVISPSWSIHTGVGTKNYAFIWGMIGENLTFDDMDHIAMLDLR; encoded by the coding sequence ATGGACGTACGACAGAGTGTACACAGTGAGCATGCGAAAACGCTTGATACCACTGAGCTGAGAAAGAAATTTCTCATTGAGCAGATATTTACGCCAAACCACTACACCATGACTTACAGCCACATCGACCGTATTGTGGTGGGCGGCATCATGCCGATAGATGGCGAGATCACGTTTGATGACGGTATCGGCAAACAGTTTGGCGTGAACTATTTTCTTGAGCGGCGCGAACTGGGGCTTATCAACATCGGTGGCCCGGCCAACATTGTTATCGACGGCACAAGCTATCAGGTTGGTAATGAAGAAGCGCTCTATGTTGGAAAAGGTGCCAAAGACTTAGCATTCAGCAGCCTGGACAAAGCCAAGCCAGCCAAACTGTATTATAACAGCGCTCCGGCGCATGCCGTTTACCCGACACGCATCATTACGCAGGATGACGCGATCAAAGCCCCGCTGGGCGATGTGAAAACCTGCAACAAGCGGACGATTTGCAAATATCTGGTACCGGAAGTGGTGGACACCTGCCAGTTGAGCATGGGATTAACACGTCTGGCGGAAGGCAGCAACTGGAACTCCATGCCGACGCATACCCATGAACGCAGAATGGAAGTGTACTTCTATTTTGATATGACGGAAGACACCATTATCTTCCACATGATGGGTGAACCGCATGAAACGCGCCATCTGGTGATGCATAACGAGCAGGCGGTGATCTCCCCCAGTTGGTCGATTCATACCGGTGTCGGCACGAAAAACTATGCCTTCATCTGGGGCATGATCGGTGAAAACCTGACGTTTGACGATATGGATCATATCGCGATGTTGGATTTACGCTAA
- a CDS encoding alkaline phosphatase — protein MKARWLLPLLISTALPGMVQAQAIYPIDRATMLAGGKFDFKVEFDEVLKPEDIRILINGKDYQQVLGKTASFVEREDGGNASTIWLRDVNLPEAGKYVVEAEAKGKKTQVSWDVYSASGTRKAKNVILFIGDGLSVAHRTGARILSKGVTEGKADGRLAIDDLQYMAFAGTSSTDSIAADSANTMSAYMTGHKSGVNALGVYVSRSKNSLEHPKQETLGELLTRSTKMSVGVVSDAELQDATPAAVVSHTRRRADKAEIVEMFYNVQPTVMLGGGSAYFLPKSTPGSKRKDETNYVEKFQQAGYSLVTDADSLKKNAAQATKLLGLFHTGNMDGVMDRRFLKNDVAKKFPNQPDLTEMTQAALDVLSKNKDGFFLMVESALIDKASHPLDWERAFTNTIMLDQSVAIAKKFAEKNPDTMIIVAGDHTHGLSIIGTVDDSKPGTEMREKVGVYEDAGYPNYKDANKDGYPDDLNVSKRLAVFFNNFPDYYETFRPKLDGQFVPAIKNEKDEYVANKAYEKVEGAVFREGILPRSSDTGVHAVDDMVIQASGPGAERIRGYMENTDLFRVIVDALAVKPQDKK, from the coding sequence ATGAAAGCTCGCTGGTTACTGCCTTTACTGATTTCTACTGCTTTACCGGGGATGGTGCAGGCTCAGGCTATTTATCCCATTGACCGCGCCACCATGTTGGCGGGCGGGAAATTCGATTTTAAAGTCGAGTTTGATGAAGTACTCAAGCCGGAAGATATCCGCATTCTGATCAACGGCAAGGATTACCAGCAGGTGCTGGGCAAAACGGCCTCGTTTGTTGAGCGTGAAGACGGCGGCAATGCCTCCACGATCTGGCTGCGAGACGTAAACCTGCCAGAAGCAGGCAAATATGTCGTCGAAGCAGAAGCTAAAGGCAAAAAAACACAGGTGAGCTGGGACGTTTATTCCGCGTCCGGTACGCGTAAAGCCAAAAACGTGATTCTGTTCATCGGCGATGGCCTGTCCGTTGCGCACCGCACTGGCGCACGTATCCTGTCCAAAGGGGTGACGGAAGGCAAGGCAGACGGGCGTCTGGCGATTGATGACCTGCAATATATGGCGTTTGCCGGTACGTCCAGTACCGACTCCATCGCGGCCGACAGCGCCAACACCATGAGCGCTTACATGACCGGTCACAAATCCGGTGTGAATGCGCTGGGTGTGTACGTCAGCCGTAGCAAAAATTCACTGGAGCACCCGAAGCAGGAAACGCTGGGTGAGCTGTTAACCCGTTCGACCAAGATGTCTGTCGGCGTCGTCAGCGATGCTGAACTTCAGGATGCTACGCCAGCGGCGGTCGTCTCTCATACTCGTCGTCGTGCGGATAAAGCTGAAATCGTTGAGATGTTCTACAACGTGCAGCCTACCGTCATGCTGGGTGGCGGCTCTGCCTACTTCCTGCCGAAAAGCACGCCGGGATCAAAACGTAAAGACGAAACCAACTACGTTGAGAAATTCCAGCAAGCTGGCTACTCATTGGTGACTGATGCGGATTCACTGAAGAAAAACGCGGCGCAGGCCACCAAGCTGCTGGGGCTGTTCCACACCGGCAACATGGATGGCGTGATGGATCGTCGTTTCCTGAAAAACGATGTCGCCAAGAAATTCCCTAACCAGCCTGACCTGACTGAAATGACACAGGCGGCGCTGGATGTGCTGTCCAAAAACAAAGACGGTTTCTTCCTGATGGTAGAATCCGCGCTGATCGACAAAGCCTCTCACCCGCTGGATTGGGAGCGCGCGTTTACTAACACCATCATGCTGGATCAGTCTGTGGCTATCGCGAAGAAATTCGCCGAGAAAAACCCGGATACGATGATTATCGTGGCGGGCGACCATACGCACGGCCTGTCTATCATCGGTACGGTAGATGACAGCAAGCCGGGTACCGAGATGCGTGAGAAAGTCGGTGTGTATGAAGATGCAGGCTATCCGAACTATAAAGACGCCAACAAAGACGGCTACCCGGATGACCTGAATGTTTCTAAGCGTCTGGCCGTGTTCTTCAACAACTTCCCTGATTATTACGAAACGTTCCGTCCGAAGCTGGATGGCCAGTTCGTTCCTGCTATCAAGAACGAAAAAGATGAATACGTTGCCAACAAAGCCTACGAAAAAGTGGAAGGTGCGGTATTCCGCGAAGGGATTCTGCCACGCTCTTCCGATACGGGCGTTCATGCCGTTGACGATATGGTCATTCAGGCTAGCGGTCCAGGTGCAGAACGTATCCGTGGTTACATGGAAAACACTGACCTGTTCCGGGTGATTGTGGACGCGCTTGCGGTTAAACCTCAGGACAAAAAGTAA
- a CDS encoding carbapenem self-resistance protein CarG family protein — translation MVNKVIGWLALCAIGSSAAALSPVALKDGINRVDLNQDGGKDYVVVAQFDNNTSHPNLGMTFFVRRPDGGHSIMPVANSNTFTWFDYRLSAAADFLVQDNRLFLSGKHYFLVTAKKQGENVFDSTKVILTIYDFKASRDDPGVPLYEWSERKRVVTQNTYQSVDEAYKEVNEAMLEK, via the coding sequence ATGGTCAATAAAGTTATAGGGTGGTTGGCGCTCTGCGCGATCGGTAGTTCGGCTGCTGCACTCTCTCCCGTGGCGTTGAAAGACGGCATCAATCGGGTGGATCTCAATCAGGACGGCGGGAAAGATTATGTCGTCGTCGCCCAATTTGACAACAATACCTCACACCCTAATCTCGGGATGACTTTTTTTGTCCGCCGTCCAGACGGTGGGCATAGCATCATGCCAGTTGCCAACAGCAATACGTTTACCTGGTTCGACTATCGGTTGTCCGCCGCCGCGGATTTTCTGGTGCAGGATAATCGGTTGTTCTTGTCTGGGAAGCATTACTTTCTGGTGACGGCAAAGAAGCAAGGGGAAAATGTCTTTGATTCGACAAAAGTCATTTTAACGATTTACGATTTTAAAGCCTCGCGGGACGATCCTGGAGTGCCGCTCTATGAATGGTCGGAGCGCAAGCGTGTGGTAACGCAAAATACCTACCAATCGGTCGATGAGGCCTACAAGGAAGTGAATGAGGCGATGCTGGAAAAATGA
- the kdgT gene encoding 2-keto-3-deoxygluconate transporter, producing the protein MKIKQAIDKIPGGLMLVPLFLGALCNTFTPGAGKYLGSFSNGLITGTIPILAVWFFCMGASTEFKATGTMLRKSGVLVVTKIATAWVVALIAGTFLPGDGIQNGLLAGISVLALVAAMDMTNGGLYAALMNQYGSKEEAGAFVLMSLESGPLMTMVILSASGISTFEPRLFVGAVLPFLIGFILGNLDSNLRKLFGNSVQTLIPFFAFALGNTINLAVILQTGFAGIFLGLLVIIVTGIPLILADKFIGGGNGTAGVAASSSAGAAVATPLLIANMAPEFAPVAQQATALVATSVIVTSVLVPIITALWTKRFSPKHA; encoded by the coding sequence ATGAAAATCAAGCAAGCTATTGATAAGATTCCAGGAGGATTAATGCTGGTGCCGCTCTTTTTGGGCGCACTCTGTAATACCTTTACACCAGGGGCTGGGAAATACTTAGGTTCTTTCAGTAACGGCCTGATTACTGGCACCATTCCTATTCTGGCAGTCTGGTTTTTCTGCATGGGCGCGTCCACTGAATTTAAAGCAACGGGAACCATGTTGAGAAAATCAGGCGTTCTGGTAGTCACCAAAATCGCCACCGCCTGGGTGGTCGCGCTGATCGCGGGCACATTCTTACCAGGAGACGGCATCCAGAACGGCTTGCTGGCCGGGATTTCCGTACTGGCGCTGGTCGCGGCAATGGACATGACTAACGGCGGTTTGTACGCCGCATTGATGAACCAATACGGTTCGAAAGAAGAAGCAGGCGCATTCGTCCTGATGTCTCTGGAGTCCGGCCCGTTGATGACTATGGTCATTCTGAGTGCCAGTGGTATTTCCACCTTCGAGCCTCGGCTCTTTGTCGGTGCCGTCCTGCCTTTCCTGATTGGTTTTATACTGGGTAACCTCGACTCGAACCTGAGAAAACTGTTTGGTAATTCCGTACAAACGCTGATTCCTTTCTTTGCCTTTGCGTTAGGCAATACGATTAATTTGGCCGTGATCCTCCAGACCGGCTTTGCGGGTATCTTCCTCGGCCTGCTGGTGATTATCGTTACTGGGATCCCGTTGATTCTGGCGGATAAATTTATCGGCGGTGGTAATGGTACAGCGGGTGTGGCCGCATCCAGCAGCGCAGGCGCTGCCGTCGCCACACCTCTGCTCATCGCGAATATGGCGCCGGAATTCGCGCCGGTCGCTCAACAGGCGACAGCGCTCGTCGCCACCAGTGTGATCGTGACATCAGTATTGGTGCCCATCATCACGGCATTATGGACAAAACGCTTTTCACCTAAACACGCATAA
- a CDS encoding FtsX-like permease family protein, translated as MIPWRLIWVDWRRLWPGVLVVVLLIAMATALSISVSLQERALRMGSAKAADRFDLVIGAPGSETQLVLSSVFLQPSALTLIPAQVLADLEKNPLVAWAAPVAFGDFYQGMPIVGTTPPLVTDNGKRQLIAGRVFNDDFEAVVGEQTGLRVGSTFSPIHGQVGTEGAHAHDDVTYTVVGVLPADGSAWDKAILVPVNAVWRVHGIHPPHDADDAHHDHDEHGQGETAHAEGDQHADEHHHDAHPAEGAASDDHHADAEAAQPVTASHADEHDEAEAHGHAHQAGLPAIVVKPKTIAGAYQLRSLYRSNTTLAVFPGEVLVKLYSMLGDIRELLTYISLGTQGLVGVAVAMVAVIHLRQRQKQIGALRAFGAPRYGIFTLIWSGLMSLVSVGVLLGVGLGYLAARAIAVVMSEKSGFVLPVTLEWEDIHFVLLLLLVAAVVLTLPAMLSYRQSPATALRGE; from the coding sequence ATGATTCCTTGGCGTCTTATCTGGGTCGACTGGCGTCGGCTCTGGCCGGGTGTGCTGGTCGTGGTGTTGCTGATCGCGATGGCGACAGCATTAAGTATTTCGGTGAGTTTGCAGGAAAGAGCGCTGCGCATGGGCAGTGCCAAAGCCGCTGACCGTTTCGATCTGGTGATCGGCGCGCCGGGGAGCGAAACCCAACTGGTGCTGTCGTCCGTGTTCCTGCAACCGTCCGCGCTGACGTTGATTCCTGCGCAGGTGCTGGCCGATCTGGAAAAGAATCCGCTGGTGGCTTGGGCGGCCCCGGTCGCGTTTGGTGATTTCTATCAGGGAATGCCGATTGTCGGTACGACACCACCGCTGGTGACGGATAACGGTAAGCGGCAGCTCATCGCCGGACGTGTGTTCAACGATGACTTTGAAGCCGTAGTCGGCGAGCAAACGGGGCTGAGGGTGGGGAGCACGTTCAGCCCGATTCATGGTCAGGTGGGGACGGAAGGGGCGCATGCGCACGATGACGTCACCTACACCGTGGTCGGCGTGTTGCCTGCTGACGGCAGCGCGTGGGATAAAGCGATTCTGGTGCCGGTGAATGCGGTATGGCGGGTACATGGTATCCATCCGCCACATGATGCGGACGATGCACACCACGATCATGACGAACATGGGCAGGGGGAAACTGCGCATGCGGAAGGCGATCAGCATGCCGATGAACATCATCATGATGCGCATCCCGCAGAAGGTGCAGCAAGTGACGATCATCATGCCGATGCTGAGGCCGCTCAACCGGTAACGGCTTCACACGCCGACGAGCACGACGAGGCAGAAGCACACGGCCATGCGCATCAGGCGGGTTTACCCGCTATCGTGGTGAAACCGAAAACGATCGCGGGGGCCTATCAGCTGCGTTCGCTGTATCGCAGCAATACAACGCTGGCGGTGTTCCCCGGCGAAGTGCTGGTGAAGCTCTACTCGATGCTGGGCGATATTCGTGAACTGCTGACCTATATCTCGCTGGGGACGCAGGGGCTTGTGGGCGTCGCGGTGGCGATGGTGGCGGTTATCCACCTGCGGCAGCGGCAGAAACAGATCGGCGCACTCCGTGCGTTTGGCGCGCCGCGCTATGGGATTTTCACGCTGATTTGGAGCGGACTGATGTCACTGGTGAGCGTCGGCGTACTGCTGGGCGTTGGCCTGGGCTACCTGGCTGCCCGTGCGATTGCGGTGGTCATGAGCGAAAAAAGCGGCTTTGTCCTGCCGGTGACGCTGGAATGGGAAGACATCCATTTTGTTCTGCTCTTGTTGCTGGTTGCCGCGGTAGTTCTCACTCTCCCCGCAATGCTGTCCTACCGTCAATCACCCGCAACGGCGCTGCGTGGCGAGTAA
- a CDS encoding ABC transporter ATP-binding protein produces MAELLIQHLSVTFPDTSEAVLDIPALSIRSGERVAVMGPSGSGKTTLVNAITGMDHSGTGCVQWEKQDIWQMNEAERDRWRAQHIGLVMQDFHLFPGLNALENVLLPAQFHHWRIPVSLKQRAADLLAQVGLDTAKRPIDVLSRGEKQRVAVARALLSKPDIIVADEPTASLDAQSGEQIADLLATLARDSRATLIAITHDARLASQMSRCIQLEKGRLVADTPYQEDRA; encoded by the coding sequence ATGGCGGAGTTATTGATTCAACACCTAAGTGTGACCTTCCCCGATACGTCCGAGGCCGTGCTGGATATTCCCGCACTGTCTATCCGTTCTGGTGAGCGGGTCGCGGTGATGGGGCCTTCCGGTTCTGGCAAAACCACGTTGGTGAATGCCATCACCGGGATGGATCACAGCGGAACGGGCTGTGTACAGTGGGAAAAGCAGGATATCTGGCAGATGAACGAAGCGGAACGCGACCGCTGGCGGGCGCAGCATATTGGGTTGGTGATGCAGGATTTCCATCTGTTCCCCGGCCTGAATGCGCTGGAAAACGTCTTACTGCCCGCGCAGTTTCACCACTGGCGGATACCTGTGTCGCTCAAACAGCGGGCGGCGGATTTGTTGGCTCAGGTGGGGCTGGATACCGCGAAACGCCCGATCGACGTGCTATCACGCGGCGAGAAGCAGCGGGTTGCCGTGGCGAGAGCGTTGCTCAGCAAGCCAGATATTATCGTGGCCGATGAACCAACAGCCAGTCTGGACGCGCAGAGCGGCGAGCAGATTGCCGATTTGCTGGCGACGCTAGCGCGCGATAGCCGTGCCACGCTGATCGCCATTACGCACGATGCGCGTCTGGCTTCGCAGATGTCGCGCTGTATTCAACTGGAAAAAGGACGCCTCGTGGCGGACACGCCGTATCAGGAGGATCGCGCATGA
- a CDS encoding GlxA family transcriptional regulator yields MADPKVKFVLLLMPGFSLLSVGGFLDKLRFSGDEEDYSRQMNCSWTLTALDNQPVTASCGVVLVPDDAVSTQKIHAGNCDYFVIFGGNTPAKVMSDTAFYLPLLRHLRRSKIPLVSVDNAAFLLAETGFSGKRILVHWRHFGEFKALFPSITPVTDRNVMEEGNLYSCPGGSATIELAAFLLEKKLGRERAIKGLSDMLVGGFVPPSSLTWNSPELEGAPTSVRRALTIMRQSLASRLTSKEIAQRSGLSRRQLDRSLQKSIGRTIQQTYMDMRIAQACWLMLRTSRTLSQIAADTGFSDPSHLSRIFRQHLGMAPGKWRRENAFET; encoded by the coding sequence ATGGCTGATCCCAAGGTAAAATTTGTTCTACTGCTGATGCCGGGGTTTTCCCTGCTGTCGGTCGGCGGGTTTCTTGACAAGCTACGGTTCTCTGGCGATGAGGAGGACTATAGCCGTCAGATGAACTGTTCCTGGACGCTGACTGCGCTGGATAACCAGCCGGTGACAGCCAGCTGTGGGGTCGTACTCGTACCAGACGACGCGGTTTCAACGCAGAAAATCCATGCCGGAAACTGCGATTATTTCGTCATTTTTGGTGGGAATACACCCGCCAAAGTCATGTCTGATACCGCCTTTTATCTCCCCTTGCTGCGGCACCTTCGGCGCAGCAAGATCCCGCTTGTGAGTGTCGATAACGCCGCCTTTCTTCTCGCGGAGACAGGATTTTCCGGCAAACGCATTCTGGTTCACTGGCGTCACTTTGGTGAGTTTAAAGCCCTGTTTCCGTCTATTACCCCCGTTACGGACAGGAACGTCATGGAGGAAGGAAACCTCTATTCTTGCCCCGGCGGCAGCGCCACCATCGAGCTGGCCGCCTTTCTGCTGGAAAAAAAACTAGGGAGAGAACGGGCTATCAAGGGGTTGTCAGATATGTTGGTCGGTGGGTTTGTTCCGCCGTCCAGCCTGACATGGAACAGCCCTGAGCTTGAAGGCGCGCCGACGTCGGTACGACGGGCGCTGACTATCATGCGCCAGAGTCTGGCAAGCAGGCTAACTTCTAAAGAGATTGCCCAGCGCAGCGGCCTGTCGCGGAGACAGCTGGATAGATCGCTGCAAAAGAGCATTGGCCGTACCATCCAGCAGACGTACATGGACATGAGGATCGCTCAGGCCTGTTGGCTGATGCTGCGGACTTCCCGTACTTTGTCCCAAATTGCGGCAGATACCGGTTTTTCCGATCCCAGCCATCTGAGCCGCATTTTCCGGCAGCATCTGGGGATGGCGCCCGGAAAGTGGCGTCGGGAGAATGCATTTGAAACGTAA